The Terriglobia bacterium nucleotide sequence CGCGGTCTCCGAGGGCAGCCCCTGCTGCAGGCTGACTTCCTGAACGATGGTGCCTCCGCCGGCAGGCATCGCATTGCCGAGATGAAGGTTCCGTACGGGCACCTTGCGCCGCACCATTTTCTGCTGGATTACCTCCCAGAGCGCTGCCAGTTTGAACTCGTCCGGCGCGTGCAGGACCAGTTTGTTTTCGGCGCGCTGAAAATCGATGTCCACTTTCTGCCCCTTGAAATCGTAGCGCTGCCGGACTTCCTTCATCGCCTGATTTACGGCGTTATCTACTTCCTGCAGGTCACAGCCAGTGGTGATGTCAAAGGACTGTGTGGCCGCCATCAGATCCTCCTTTTTCCGGCATAGTGCACGCCGCCAACGACGAGGAACGAATGAACAATCCGACGTCCGTCATTTGTCATTTCTTTTGCAGCTGCCGCAACAGGGCACCCAGCTTCTTGAGCTCTTCGCCGTAAGCCGCCCAATCGCCCGCGCGCTGCGCCTGTATGGCGCGATCGTAAGCCTCGGCTGCCTGCCGGATCAGATCGGCCGGCGCACCGGCGGCAGCCGGCGGCGCCCCCACCGGTGCGGCTGCTTCCAGCGGCACAGGCTCCCCCGTGAAAATCTTGGCGATCGACGCTTCGAGCGTCTCCTCCATGGCGATCTTGTCTTCGTAGGCGACAATCACGCGCTTAAGCTCGGGGATTTTGGCGCTCTCCCCCCTCAGGTACAGAGGGCGGACGTACAGCAAGGCTTCCTCAATCGGGATCACCATCAGCGTCCCCTGAATCACCTGCGAGCCCCGCTGGTCCCACAGGGAAAGCTGTCTGGAGATATCCGCGTCCTGATTGATCCGGGCCACGATCTGCTTGGGGCCGTAGACCAGTTTCTGTTTGGGGAAGCGATACACCACGAGCTGGCCGTAGCGATCCCCGTCGCTGCGGGCGACCATCCAGGCCGACAGGTTGTCCTTGCGCCCGGGGGTGAACGGCAGCATCAGGATGAACTCCTCCCGCTTCTCCTGAGGCAGTCGCATAATAGTGTAATAGGGCGACATGGCCTGCTGGCCGCTGGAGGATGTCAGCACCGGGATCTCCCACAGATCCTCCTTGTTGTAGAAGATCTGTGCCCTGTTCATGTGATACACGGAATATATGTAAGTCTGGACTCTGAAGATGTCTTCCGGATAGCGGATGTGCGCCCGCAGGTCCTCAGGCATTGCCGCCAGGGGCTGAAATACGTTCGGAAAAATGCGCTCGTAGACCTTGATCAACGGGTCGTCCGGATCGGCAACGTACATGTCAACGGTGCCGTTGTAGGCATCCAGGACCAGTTTCACCGAATTCCGCATGTAGTTGCCGATTCCGGGGGTTGGTATCGAGTACGGATACCGGTCGCTGCGTGTGTACGCATCCTGGATCCAGAACAACCTGCCCCCGGATATCACCATGTAGGGATCCTGATCCAGAAGCAGGAACGGCACCAGGCGGCTGAAGCGGCTTTTCAGATCGCGGTAAAAGAGGAACCGGCTGTCCGCCTTCAGCATCGGAGAGAGCACGATGTTCGCGTCCCGAAAATAGAAGGCAAAAAGGAGTTTCCTCAGGAACGACTGTATGGGAACGCCGCCGGTACCCTGGTAGGTCGTATAGACGTTCTGTTTTTCGCTGGGGTAATCGAATTCCTGAGCACCGGTCCGAACCACCGCATATCCTTTGGTGACCTCGCCGTAATAGATCTCAGGCCGGGTGATTTTTAACACAGGCTCGGTAGATCTCGGCGGGATGTCCTTGACTTCGAGCACCGGCAGCCCGTCAGGCATGGCACGGTTGACGGGGCCGAGCGTCAGGCCGTAGCCGTGAGTATAGGCGAGATGCTCATTGATCCAGTTCCGCTCGGGCAGGTTGGCCGCATCCAGTTCGCGCGGGGACAGCATCATTTGCTGCGGCCCGCCTTTCATCGGGTAGCGGTCGTTGTCGACGGAGACGAAATCGTAGTACGTCCGGATCTCCTGGATCTGCGCAAAGGCGTCGAGCAGCGGCCCGTGGTCCCACAGGCGAATGCTTTGTATGGTGGCTGCGTTTGCCTCGATGTCCTGCGGAGTGAGCGCCCTGTCACCCGACAGGCTCCGGTCCTGGACCTTGTCGAGATCATAGGCGTGGAGCGTCGCCTTGATGTTGTACTCGAGCTGAGGGGTTTCCTTCGCCAGCTCGTTGGGGGCTACCACAAAACTCTGCAATAGCGCCGGATAAATGTTCCCGCCCAGGAAGACGACCAGATAGAGACCCGCCGCCAGCACCGCCCAGCGATAGTTCGAAGCGAAGGCGTTGTAGAACCAGAGCACCGCCCCGGCCAGCGCCGTTACCACCAGAATGCTCAGCACCGGCATGCGGGCGTATATGTCCGCGTAGCTGGCGCCAGACATCAACTGGTGGTCGGAGAACAGAAGCTCAAACCGGTCCAGGTAGGCGTTGGCAGCCAGGAAGAGGAAAAACAGGCCCGCAAGCATGGATACGTGTGAGACGGCGCGACCACGCTTGGACAGGCGCACGATGCGCAGGGAGAAAGCCCCTTTGAAATAGTAGAGGAGCAGGGCGCCCGCGGCCGCGAGGAAGCAGAGCAGCAGCCCCAGCCGCACCACCTCTTCGAGCACAGGCAGGGTGAAGAAGTAGAATGAAATGTCGCGCGCAAAAACCGGGTCCGGCACCCCGAAATCGACCCGGTTGCGCCACTGCCAGACGATCTCCCACAGGCCTGCGCTGCGGATTGCGAGCATGAATCCCACAACCAGCGACAACAGGCCGATTACGCGCTGCACCGTGGTCGGTTCAAAGGTGTAAGCCGTGATGCGCCCGTCAGGTGTGGGAATCCCGATCTTTATGGGGCCCGGGCCGCGATGGGCGATCCAGAGATTGCCGTAAAGAAACAGGAAAGCCAAAGCCAGGACCGCCGTAAACATGATGCTCTTGGCATACAGAGCGGTGGTGAAGAGAGTGGCCTTGCCAAGCTCCCCGAACCAAAGCCAGTCGAAGTACATCTCGACGGCGAACGATAAACCGCCCGCCAGCAGGAACACCGCCAGCAGGATAATCACCCATGTGAGCCGGTTTCGCATTTTGCCCTCTTTCGGCAGACATAACTGCGTTAAGGAACGACGCATTATATCCCGAGAGATCACAACCCCCAAAAGTTTCAACCCGGCGGCCGCAGAGAAGGGAACCACGATTCGGCATAAGGCAGTGTCTGTTCCCCTGCCGGGGACGCGCCCGCTGCTCCGAAAATAACTCGGTTAGGCTGTTCCGAAAATAGACAAATCGGGATCGCAATCGCCATCGCAATCGGAACTCTTAGCCGGCAAAAGCCGATAGCGACCGCGATAGCGATACCGATCCCGACGTTCACCAACCGGATAACATGAGCTTTTCATGCGTCACAGGGTGCGCCATGGCGCATGGGGGACTGCGTCGAAATTTTGGGGTGTCGGGATGAGCGTTCGCTTTCATACTGTGGTATTGTTGACGCCTATGAGAGCGAATCCGGGCACGGGCATCATCGAAAAGAAGGTCCTGATCCAGGCCTCACCCGCGGTGATTTTCCGGGCGCTGACGGAAGCAAAAGACATGGCTCAATGGTTCTGTGATCGCGTGACTTCCGATCCCCGAGTAGGCGGAGAGATCAAGGCCTATTGGAGGATGGGGGGCAGTGGCCAGGCCCAGCGCGGGCGTGCGATCTTCACCAGTCTGATAGCGGACTCGCAGGTTGAATTGCACTGGGTGGACGAAGGTGAGGGGGAGAGCGCCGGGACGGATCGCCACACGATCTGCTACACGATTCGGCTCAAGAGGGGCACCAGCGA carries:
- a CDS encoding YajQ family cyclic di-GMP-binding protein, translating into MAATQSFDITTGCDLQEVDNAVNQAMKEVRQRYDFKGQKVDIDFQRAENKLVLHAPDEFKLAALWEVIQQKMVRRKVPVRNLHLGNAMPAGGGTIVQEVSLQQGLPSETARAIVKFIKEQKIRKVQSEIQGDQVRVSSPTRDDLQRVMALLREQDYGVELNFGNYRSL
- a CDS encoding UPF0182 family protein is translated as MRNRLTWVIILLAVFLLAGGLSFAVEMYFDWLWFGELGKATLFTTALYAKSIMFTAVLALAFLFLYGNLWIAHRGPGPIKIGIPTPDGRITAYTFEPTTVQRVIGLLSLVVGFMLAIRSAGLWEIVWQWRNRVDFGVPDPVFARDISFYFFTLPVLEEVVRLGLLLCFLAAAGALLLYYFKGAFSLRIVRLSKRGRAVSHVSMLAGLFFLFLAANAYLDRFELLFSDHQLMSGASYADIYARMPVLSILVVTALAGAVLWFYNAFASNYRWAVLAAGLYLVVFLGGNIYPALLQSFVVAPNELAKETPQLEYNIKATLHAYDLDKVQDRSLSGDRALTPQDIEANAATIQSIRLWDHGPLLDAFAQIQEIRTYYDFVSVDNDRYPMKGGPQQMMLSPRELDAANLPERNWINEHLAYTHGYGLTLGPVNRAMPDGLPVLEVKDIPPRSTEPVLKITRPEIYYGEVTKGYAVVRTGAQEFDYPSEKQNVYTTYQGTGGVPIQSFLRKLLFAFYFRDANIVLSPMLKADSRFLFYRDLKSRFSRLVPFLLLDQDPYMVISGGRLFWIQDAYTRSDRYPYSIPTPGIGNYMRNSVKLVLDAYNGTVDMYVADPDDPLIKVYERIFPNVFQPLAAMPEDLRAHIRYPEDIFRVQTYIYSVYHMNRAQIFYNKEDLWEIPVLTSSSGQQAMSPYYTIMRLPQEKREEFILMLPFTPGRKDNLSAWMVARSDGDRYGQLVVYRFPKQKLVYGPKQIVARINQDADISRQLSLWDQRGSQVIQGTLMVIPIEEALLYVRPLYLRGESAKIPELKRVIVAYEDKIAMEETLEASIAKIFTGEPVPLEAAAPVGAPPAAAGAPADLIRQAAEAYDRAIQAQRAGDWAAYGEELKKLGALLRQLQKK
- a CDS encoding SRPBCC domain-containing protein; translation: MRANPGTGIIEKKVLIQASPAVIFRALTEAKDMAQWFCDRVTSDPRVGGEIKAYWRMGGSGQAQRGRAIFTSLIADSQVELHWVDEGEGESAGTDRHTICYTIRLKRGTSEVTVRDAGPPPADEETLEILNQGWISVLRDLKEHCEARQRNARRRSAGESKAD